The following nucleotide sequence is from Pedobacter sp. PACM 27299.
AGAAGATTGGCAGCCGGGAACGGTAGTAGCAAGCCACAGAATAGGTGTGGGTTATGCCGATGACCATGCGCTTTTGCCATGGAGATATTACCTGAAAGGGAATAAATATGTAAGTAAACCGCGTACCTGATTAAATTATCTGCCCATTTTTATTGATATTTGAGACAATGAATTTTGACTATACTTTAGCGTTTGCAAAAGCGCAGGATCAAGCCGATCCATTGGCTGATCTTAGAAACGATTTTCTTTTTCCTAAACAGCATGGGAAGCCATTTATATACTTGTGTGGTAATTCTTTAGGCTTGCAGCCTAAAGCTGCCCGTGAAGTGATGGAGCAGCAAATGACCAATTGGGAAAATCTTGCGGTAGAGGGTTGGTTTGATGGGGAAGAACCCTGGATGTTTTACCATAAAAAGCTGAAATCATTGATGGCGCCAATTGTAGGTGCCAGTCCTTTAGAGGTTTGCCCGATGAATACACTGACGGTAAATCTTCACCTGCTGATGGTGAGTTTTTACAAACCTCAGCCAGGAAAATTTAAGATCATTATGGAGGCCGGAGCCTTTCCTTCCGATCAGTATGCAATTGAAAGTCAGGTTCGCTTTCATGGCTTCGACCCTAAAGAAGCGATTGTTGAAATCAGCCCGAGGGAAGGAGAATATACCTTGCGTACAGGAGATATTGTAGCGCAAATTGAAGCCGCTGGTTCAGAAATAGCCTTGGTGCTGTTTGGTGGTGTCAACTACTTTACCGGCCAATGGTTCGATATGGAAGCGATCACTAAAGCAGGTCATGCGGCTGGTGCATTGGTCGGTTTCGACCTGGCCCATGCGGCAGGCAATGTGCCATTAAAATTGCACGAATGGGGTATTGATTTTGCTTGCTGGTGTTCTTATAAATACCAGAACTCTGGTCCAGGTGGCATCAGTGGGATTTTTGTGCATGAGCAGCACTTTGCCAATAAGTCCCTGAATCGCTTTGCAGGATGGTGGGGCTATCAGGAAGCAGAACGATTTAAAATGGAAAAGGGCTTTATACCTGAGGCAGGAGCGGATGGCTGGCAGGTCAGCTGTACCCAGGTGATGCCAATGGCTTTGTATCATGCTTCCCTCAAGATATTTGAGAAAGCAGGTTTTATGGAAGCATTGAGAACTAAAAGTGAAGCTTTAACCGGATATCTGATATTCGTGATCAATGAATTGAATAAGGACTTAGGTGAAGAGCAATTTAAAGTGATTACGCCAGCTGAATCGGCAGATCGGGGTGCACAGGTATCCATCATTGCCAAAAGCAAAGGAAAAGAAATATTCCAGCAATTGGTGGCACATAACGTGCTTGGCGACTGGCGTGAACCGAATGTAATTCGCCTGAGTCCAGTACCATTATACAACTCCTTTGAGGACGTTTTTAAAACAGGAGCTTTGATGCTCAAAATTAGCAAAGAGATATTCGCATGATAAATTATAACCCGAAAGATTGGATCTCCTTTATATTTCACATGGACCAGGCAGATGTGTTCAGAAAGCTATGGGCCTTAATGGTCAGTGTAGCTATCTTTTCTGCTGGTATCGCCTATTTGGAGCTGAACTATCTAAAACTTTCAGAAACTCAATACGTGAAAAACATAGGCATGATGCACAGTTTACTGGGCTTCGTGATTTCCATGTTATTGGTATTTAGAACAAATACTTCCTACGACAGGTGGTGGGAAGGTCGTAGATTGTTAGGTGCATTGACGAATGTGAGCCGCAATTTTGCGATCAAAATCAAGTCTTTGAAATTGAGCAGGGAGGATGAGGAATTCTTTGAATATGGGATTCCTAAATTTGCTTTTGCCCTTAAGGAACACCTACGTGAAAAACAGTATTTTGGCAAGAATAGCCTGCTGATAGAAGTGGATGGTGGGAAGCATATTCCAATACAGATTGTGGCCAGTATTTCTTCCCGTGTGTACGATTTACAGGCGGCTGGAAAGATCAGTCAGGAACAGTTGATTATACTTAATGCAGACCTTGAGAAGTTTATGGATATATGTGGTGGTTGTGAGCGGATTAGAAGGACACCAATCCCATATTCTTACAGTGCTTTTATCAAGAAATTTATCTTCGTTTACGTGATCACTTTACCCATCGGATGGGTATTCAGTTTAGGCTATTATGTGGTGCCAATTGTTCCTTTTATCCTGTATGTTCTGGCTGGTTTAGAACTGATCGCAGAAGAGATTGAAGATCCATTTGGAGAGGATGCAAATGACCTTCCTGTAGATGATATCTGCAACAATATTGAGAAACATGTGGGGGAGATTTTAAGCTAAATGGGGAGGATTGCCTGGCACCCTCTGTATGCCCATCCTTTACCTGAAGGCCATCGCTTTCCCATGTTGAAATATGAGTTGATCCCTGAACAGCTGCTGCATGAAGGAGTCATTACCAGAGCACAGCTATTTGAGCCCTCAGCAGCAAAAGAAGCATCAGTACTGCTGGCACATGATCCTGCTTATTGGGCACAATTGAGGGATTTAAGCCTACCGGCAAAGGAGCAGCGAAGGATCGGTTTTCCTTTAAACGCACAATTGCTGGAAAGAGAGCTCAGGATTGTACAGGGGACCATAGATGGTGCCGTTTTCGCTCAGTCAAATGGGATTGCTTTTAATGTGGCTGGTGGTACTCATCATGCCGGAAGCAATTGGGGAGAAGGATTTTGTTTATTGAATGATCAGGCGATTGCCGCACATTACTTATTAAATAAAGGCTTGTCGAAGCGCATCTTAATCATAGATTTGGATGTACATCAGGGGAATGGTACTGCCGAAATTTTTGAAAAGGAAGATCGGGTATTCACTTTTTCCATGCATGGAGATAAGAATTTTCCGTTTAGAAAGGAGGTTTCTAACCTCGATATCCCATTAGAAGATGGTTTAAAGGATGATCAGTTTCTCGCTAAGTTAGAGGCTGCACTGCCGGAACTGCTGAAACATCAGCCTGATTTCGTATTTTACCTGTCCGGCGTGGACGTATTGGAAACAGATAAGCTGGGTAAGCTGGCTTTATCAAAAGAAGGCTGTAAGATCCGGGATAGAATGGTTTTTGGTTTTTGCAAAGACCACAACCTGCCTGTACAGGTGAGCATGGGCGGAGGATATTCCCCAAACATCAAAGACATTGTGGAAGCACATTGTCATACTTTTAAAATTGGTTTAGATATTTTTGAATAATTATGAAGATTGTAATTGCAGAAAAACCCTCCGTAGGGCGTGAGTTAGCTAAAGTCTTCGGTGCTACGACAAAAAAAGATGGTTACATTGAAGGAAAAGGGTATTCATTTACCTGGGCCTTTGGTCATTTACTTCAATTGGCACCACCGCAGGAATATGGTTTTATTGGCTGGAGAAGACAGCACCTGCCGATGTTACCCAAAAAGTTTAAACTGGCGATCCGTAAAATCAAAACCAAAGATGGTTTGGTAGAGGATCCTGGGGTAAGAAAACAATTGGATACGATCAAGATGCTGTTCGATGAGGCTACAGAGATCATTGTCGCAACGGATGCCGGGCGGGAAGGTGAACTGATTTTCCGCTACATCTACTATTTCCTGAAATGTAAAAAACCATTCAAAAGACTCTGGATCTCTTCGCAAACTGATGAAGCGATCAAAGAAGGATTTAGAAATCTGAAACCAGGAACAGATTACGATACGCTGTTTAATTCTGCACATTGCAGGTCGGAATCAGATTGGCTGGTCGGGATGAACGCGACCCAGGCTTTGAGTATTTCCGCAGGAAACCGCTCTGTATTGTCGCTGGGAAGAGTGCAGACGCCAACTCTGGCCATGATCTGCTCCCGTTATCTGGAGATTAAAAACTTTGTACCCCAAACGTATTACCAGCTGGCCATACAGCTGGATAAAGATGGACAGCTCTTTAGAGCCATGTCTATTGCCAATTTCAGCAAGAAAGAAGAAGCGCAGGAGTTGTTCGATAAAATTGAAGATGTGGCTTCCGGCTTCCCAAATGGAGGTAAGATCCTCAGCGTAGAAGCGAAACCAAGAAAAGAACCACCACCGCTGTTACACGATTTAAGTAGCTTACAGCAAGAAGGAAATAAAAAGAAGGGATTTACTGCTGATCAGACTTTGAGTTTATTACAGGGCTTGTATGAGAGTAAATTGATCACTTATCCCCGTACTGGGAGTAGGTTTATCGGTGATGATGTATTTGCCGGCGTCCCTTCGCTGATTGAAAAACTGAAAGACCATAAAGATTTCGGTAAACAAGCCGAGTTTCTGAGTACTACCAAGCTGAATAAGCGCAGTGTAAATGCGAAGAAAGTAACAGATCACCATGCGATTCTGCCTACAGGGGAATCTCCCTATCAACTGAGTGGTGATAAACAAGCTATTTATGATATGGTAGTTGGCCGTATGCTGGAAGCGTTCCATCAGGAATGTGTAAAGGAAATCACCAAAATAACAGTAGAATCCGGTTCTGTATTTATCGCCAATGGTACCGTGATCCGCTCTGCGGGATGGAGATCAGTATTCAATGAGTCTGATGAAGAGAAAAAAGATGAGGAAAACCCTGCATTGCCTAAGGTAAAAGCAGGAGAACTGCTGCCGGTAGTGAACAAAGCCTTCATGGAGAAACAAACCAAGCCTAAACCGATGTACAATGAAGCTTCTCTTTTGAAAGCTTTAGAAACCTCAGGTAAAGATATTGAAGATGAAGAGCTACGGTATGCGATGAAAGACAGTGGTTTGGGAACTCCAGCTACAAGAGCGGCGATTATCGAGACTCTGATCAACAGAGAATATATCGTCCGTGAAAAGAGAAATTTAGTGCCTACGCCTAAAGGACTTGCCGTGTATGATGTGGTGAAAGACCAGAAAATCGCACAGGCAGAATTGACAGGACAATGGGAAAAACGCCTTGAAGAAATCCGTTCCGGAGCTTCTGTAGCTGACTTTAAAGCGGAAATTACCGAGTATACGAAGGAAATTACCAATGAGATGTTATTGGCAGGAAATGGTTTGGCGGCTAAACTGGCTCCTCCGGCGCCAGCGCCAGCAGCAGTTCCAGAAGCTGGAATTTAAATGAAGAAATTTATGTATATTTTTTTAGTGCTGGTGGTGGTCATCAGCGTTTTTACCTTTTGGGTAATCAGTTTACCCGTATTTGGGAATTTACCGGAAGGAGCAAGGCTGGAGAAGATCAAAGCTCTGCCAAATTATAAAGATGGAGGCCTGGAGAATTTATCGCCTACCTCGATGAAACCAGATGATGTGAGTTATCTGGATATGGTGATCGCCATGATCAAAGGGAATGAGAATTCCAGTCCTAAAAAGGCACTGCCAAATGTAAAACCTGATTTTGCGAAGATGGATGGGGTTAAAGTCATCTGGTTTGGCCATTCTTCTTATCTGCTGCAGGCAGATGGATTGAACATTCTGGTAGATCCTGTGTTTTCTGCACGTACTTCACCATTCTCGTTTTTAGGCAATAAAAACTATGAAGGAACGGATTTTGTAAAAACGGAAGATTTTCCTGATTTAGACGTGGTGCTGATTACTCATGATCATTATGACCACATGGACTATCAAACAATATTGCGCTTAAAAAATAAAACGAAACATTTTGTAACTTCTTTAGGCGTAGGTGCTCATTTGGAGCGCTGGGGAATTCCTGCAGCTAAAATTACAGAATTGGCCTGGGGAGAGGCAAAGGCAGTGAATGGCCTGAAGTTCTTAGCCAGGCCTGCCAGACATTTTACCGGCAGACTTTTCAAAAGAAACCAAACCGCTTGGTCCGCTTTTATCCTGCAAACACCAGGTCATAAGCTTTACTTAGGAGGCGACTCCGGCTATGATACCCATTTTAAACAGGACGGAGAGAAATATGGTCCTTTCGACCTCGCGATTCTGGAATGCGGACAGTATAATGTAAACTGGCCA
It contains:
- a CDS encoding histone deacetylase family protein, producing MGRIAWHPLYAHPLPEGHRFPMLKYELIPEQLLHEGVITRAQLFEPSAAKEASVLLAHDPAYWAQLRDLSLPAKEQRRIGFPLNAQLLERELRIVQGTIDGAVFAQSNGIAFNVAGGTHHAGSNWGEGFCLLNDQAIAAHYLLNKGLSKRILIIDLDVHQGNGTAEIFEKEDRVFTFSMHGDKNFPFRKEVSNLDIPLEDGLKDDQFLAKLEAALPELLKHQPDFVFYLSGVDVLETDKLGKLALSKEGCKIRDRMVFGFCKDHNLPVQVSMGGGYSPNIKDIVEAHCHTFKIGLDIFE
- a CDS encoding MBL fold metallo-hydrolase, with amino-acid sequence MYIFLVLVVVISVFTFWVISLPVFGNLPEGARLEKIKALPNYKDGGLENLSPTSMKPDDVSYLDMVIAMIKGNENSSPKKALPNVKPDFAKMDGVKVIWFGHSSYLLQADGLNILVDPVFSARTSPFSFLGNKNYEGTDFVKTEDFPDLDVVLITHDHYDHMDYQTILRLKNKTKHFVTSLGVGAHLERWGIPAAKITELAWGEAKAVNGLKFLARPARHFTGRLFKRNQTAWSAFILQTPGHKLYLGGDSGYDTHFKQDGEKYGPFDLAILECGQYNVNWPLIHMFPEQTVQAAIDLKAKALLPVHWGKFTLALHDWNEPIMRAVKKADELNLKITTPMLGEAIVLDQEYPVKRWYLD
- the topB gene encoding DNA topoisomerase III, which codes for MKIVIAEKPSVGRELAKVFGATTKKDGYIEGKGYSFTWAFGHLLQLAPPQEYGFIGWRRQHLPMLPKKFKLAIRKIKTKDGLVEDPGVRKQLDTIKMLFDEATEIIVATDAGREGELIFRYIYYFLKCKKPFKRLWISSQTDEAIKEGFRNLKPGTDYDTLFNSAHCRSESDWLVGMNATQALSISAGNRSVLSLGRVQTPTLAMICSRYLEIKNFVPQTYYQLAIQLDKDGQLFRAMSIANFSKKEEAQELFDKIEDVASGFPNGGKILSVEAKPRKEPPPLLHDLSSLQQEGNKKKGFTADQTLSLLQGLYESKLITYPRTGSRFIGDDVFAGVPSLIEKLKDHKDFGKQAEFLSTTKLNKRSVNAKKVTDHHAILPTGESPYQLSGDKQAIYDMVVGRMLEAFHQECVKEITKITVESGSVFIANGTVIRSAGWRSVFNESDEEKKDEENPALPKVKAGELLPVVNKAFMEKQTKPKPMYNEASLLKALETSGKDIEDEELRYAMKDSGLGTPATRAAIIETLINREYIVREKRNLVPTPKGLAVYDVVKDQKIAQAELTGQWEKRLEEIRSGASVADFKAEITEYTKEITNEMLLAGNGLAAKLAPPAPAPAAVPEAGI
- a CDS encoding bestrophin family protein — protein: MINYNPKDWISFIFHMDQADVFRKLWALMVSVAIFSAGIAYLELNYLKLSETQYVKNIGMMHSLLGFVISMLLVFRTNTSYDRWWEGRRLLGALTNVSRNFAIKIKSLKLSREDEEFFEYGIPKFAFALKEHLREKQYFGKNSLLIEVDGGKHIPIQIVASISSRVYDLQAAGKISQEQLIILNADLEKFMDICGGCERIRRTPIPYSYSAFIKKFIFVYVITLPIGWVFSLGYYVVPIVPFILYVLAGLELIAEEIEDPFGEDANDLPVDDICNNIEKHVGEILS
- the kynU gene encoding kynureninase, translated to MNFDYTLAFAKAQDQADPLADLRNDFLFPKQHGKPFIYLCGNSLGLQPKAAREVMEQQMTNWENLAVEGWFDGEEPWMFYHKKLKSLMAPIVGASPLEVCPMNTLTVNLHLLMVSFYKPQPGKFKIIMEAGAFPSDQYAIESQVRFHGFDPKEAIVEISPREGEYTLRTGDIVAQIEAAGSEIALVLFGGVNYFTGQWFDMEAITKAGHAAGALVGFDLAHAAGNVPLKLHEWGIDFACWCSYKYQNSGPGGISGIFVHEQHFANKSLNRFAGWWGYQEAERFKMEKGFIPEAGADGWQVSCTQVMPMALYHASLKIFEKAGFMEALRTKSEALTGYLIFVINELNKDLGEEQFKVITPAESADRGAQVSIIAKSKGKEIFQQLVAHNVLGDWREPNVIRLSPVPLYNSFEDVFKTGALMLKISKEIFA